Proteins from a genomic interval of Chloroflexota bacterium:
- a CDS encoding nodulation protein NfeD — protein MVSLERGPTLPRLARWFFLLSLVLLVLASPAQAQSDEAIFVMTFDGPVNPILVSYIERGIEQAEKHGATALILRLDTPGGQVDLTQDIVKTMRAANVPIIVYVWPTGAHAGSAGTFITLAGHAAAMTPGSSIGAASPIDGSGQDLGETIQKKLTNILSADVENLAKRRGEDAVTWARSAVEQAAAATAEEALALNVIDAIAADVDELIEKLDGFEVEVNGEPQTLHLVGTPVVDLPTTNLENILNTLLNAIIVPGIAIMLIVLGVQGIISEFSQPGGYFAGIVGAIALMLGLYALGVLNANWVGLGFIFLSFLLFFLDVKAPSHGALTVAGVITFVFGAALLFRGTNVEIPWPTIIGLAALTLFFFSFLVAKAFGAQRKTPSWGMESLVGQQGTTRTDLDPKGKVFLQGEYWDAELEVKSKMVPAGNPVTVVDRKGFVLIVRS, from the coding sequence ATGGTATCGCTAGAGAGAGGCCCCACTTTACCGAGATTGGCTCGTTGGTTTTTCCTGTTGAGCCTGGTTCTGCTTGTTCTGGCTTCGCCGGCCCAGGCGCAGAGTGACGAGGCCATCTTCGTCATGACCTTCGATGGACCAGTGAACCCTATCCTGGTCTCCTATATCGAACGGGGAATCGAACAGGCTGAGAAGCACGGAGCGACGGCCCTCATCTTGCGGTTGGACACTCCCGGTGGGCAGGTCGATCTCACCCAGGACATCGTCAAGACGATGCGAGCCGCCAATGTACCGATCATCGTGTACGTCTGGCCTACCGGCGCCCATGCGGGGTCCGCCGGCACTTTCATTACCCTGGCTGGTCACGCTGCTGCCATGACGCCCGGAAGCAGCATCGGGGCAGCCAGTCCCATCGACGGCAGTGGGCAAGATCTGGGCGAGACGATCCAGAAGAAGCTGACCAACATTCTGAGCGCCGATGTCGAAAACCTCGCAAAACGAAGGGGAGAGGATGCCGTCACCTGGGCTCGAAGTGCCGTTGAACAAGCTGCTGCCGCTACCGCTGAGGAAGCCCTGGCACTCAATGTGATCGATGCTATCGCGGCTGATGTAGATGAACTGATCGAAAAGCTTGATGGCTTCGAAGTTGAGGTCAACGGAGAGCCACAAACCCTCCATCTGGTGGGTACTCCGGTCGTGGACCTGCCAACCACCAACCTGGAGAACATACTCAACACCCTGCTCAACGCCATCATCGTGCCAGGTATCGCCATCATGCTCATCGTCTTGGGCGTTCAGGGAATTATCAGCGAGTTCTCTCAGCCGGGAGGTTATTTCGCCGGCATCGTGGGGGCTATCGCCCTGATGTTGGGGCTCTACGCGCTGGGCGTTCTGAACGCCAACTGGGTGGGACTTGGTTTCATCTTTTTGAGCTTTCTGCTCTTTTTCCTGGACGTTAAGGCACCCTCTCACGGCGCGCTGACCGTGGCGGGCGTAATAACCTTTGTCTTCGGCGCAGCTTTACTCTTCAGAGGAACAAACGTGGAAATACCCTGGCCAACTATCATCGGTCTCGCTGCCCTGACCCTCTTCTTTTTTAGTTTTCTCGTCGCCAAAGCATTCGGTGCTCAGCGCAAGACGCCTTCCTGGGGCATGGAAAGTCTTGTGGGGCAACAAGGCACCACACGGACAGACCTGGACCCGAAAGGAAAAGTTTTCCTGCAGGGCGAGTACTGGGACGCTGAACTGGAAGTGAAGTCGAAAATGGTACCTGCCGGTAACCCGGTCACTGTGGTAGACCGCAAGGGCTTTGTGTTGATAGTTCGTAGCTGA
- a CDS encoding nucleoside hydrolase, with protein sequence MTIKMRHFLVDTDTASDDAVALVMALQNPEVQVEGVTVVSGNVPLEQGVQNALYTVELCQKQVPVYAGMARPLLRPLETAQAVHGQDGMGDIGLALGGRQPAEGHAVPIIIETIRRFAGKITLVTLGPLTNLALALLEDPAIASMVDRCVIMGGIGQGYGNVTPVAEYNIWVDPEAARIVFDSGLPITMVGWDISRLFATFNEQEAAELRNVGTPLARFCVAIQKNVTQFGLEVTKIDGFDLPDPIAMAVALDPRVATRSQHLAVAVETQSDLCRGQTVVDHLWILGQPANAQVVLEASRERFLQLLVGAVGG encoded by the coding sequence TTGACTATTAAAATGCGTCACTTTCTGGTAGACACCGACACGGCATCGGACGACGCGGTTGCGCTGGTCATGGCCTTGCAGAACCCTGAGGTCCAGGTAGAGGGAGTTACCGTCGTGTCCGGCAACGTACCCCTGGAACAGGGCGTGCAAAACGCCCTCTACACCGTCGAACTATGCCAGAAACAGGTACCGGTCTATGCTGGTATGGCCCGACCCTTGCTCCGTCCCCTGGAAACCGCTCAGGCCGTTCACGGGCAGGACGGCATGGGTGACATCGGTTTGGCGCTGGGTGGCCGGCAACCCGCCGAAGGCCACGCCGTGCCCATCATCATCGAGACCATTCGCCGTTTCGCCGGCAAGATCACCCTGGTTACCCTGGGCCCGCTTACCAACCTGGCCCTGGCCCTGCTGGAGGACCCGGCAATTGCCAGCATGGTCGACCGCTGCGTCATCATGGGAGGCATTGGCCAGGGATACGGCAATGTGACCCCCGTAGCTGAGTACAATATCTGGGTCGACCCCGAGGCAGCCAGGATTGTCTTCGACTCGGGATTGCCCATCACCATGGTTGGTTGGGATATCTCACGTCTTTTCGCTACCTTCAACGAACAAGAAGCGGCCGAATTGCGCAACGTCGGTACACCATTGGCAAGATTCTGCGTTGCTATTCAAAAAAATGTCACACAGTTCGGACTGGAGGTCACCAAGATCGATGGTTTTGACCTTCCTGATCCCATTGCCATGGCGGTCGCCCTGGATCCCCGGGTTGCCACCCGGTCCCAACACCTGGCCGTTGCCGTTGAGACCCAAAGCGATCTCTGTCGCGGCCAGACAGTTGTCGATCATCTTTGGATATTGGGACAACCGGCCAATGCCCAGGTAGTGTTGGAGGCCAGCCGAGAGCGATTCCTACAGCTGTTGGTCGGCGCGGTCGGCGGGTAG
- a CDS encoding amino acid ABC transporter ATP-binding protein, which translates to MLDKHLETADDIIICRDVHKWFDDFHVLRGISTNIKRQEVIVVFGPSGSGKSTFIRTLNRLEDHQKGDIIVDGIELTNDVRNIEAIRSEVGMVFQQFNLFPHLRVIDNVTLAPIWVRKWPKEKAEEVAIELLERVGIPEQAEKYPGQLSGGQQQRVAIARALAMQPKIMLFDEPTSALDPEMIKEVLDVMKELALSGMTMIVVSHEMGFAREVADRMLFFDEGMIVEQGTPEDIFDNPQEDRTKLFLSQIL; encoded by the coding sequence ATGCTTGATAAACACCTCGAAACTGCCGATGATATCATCATCTGCCGCGATGTACACAAGTGGTTCGACGACTTTCACGTCCTGCGCGGTATTTCTACCAACATCAAACGCCAGGAGGTGATCGTGGTGTTCGGTCCTTCGGGATCGGGCAAGTCTACCTTCATTCGCACCCTCAATCGCCTGGAGGATCACCAGAAAGGCGACATCATTGTTGATGGCATTGAGTTAACCAACGATGTTCGCAATATCGAGGCCATTCGCAGCGAAGTGGGCATGGTTTTTCAGCAGTTCAACCTTTTTCCTCATTTAAGGGTTATCGACAACGTCACATTGGCGCCTATTTGGGTGCGCAAATGGCCCAAGGAGAAGGCGGAGGAAGTTGCCATCGAACTGTTGGAGCGAGTGGGCATTCCAGAGCAGGCAGAGAAGTATCCGGGTCAGCTTTCCGGAGGCCAGCAGCAGCGGGTAGCAATTGCCCGGGCCCTGGCGATGCAACCGAAAATCATGCTATTTGACGAGCCAACCAGTGCTCTTGATCCTGAGATGATCAAAGAGGTGTTGGACGTAATGAAGGAATTGGCGCTGAGTGGCATGACCATGATCGTGGTTTCTCATGAGATGGGCTTTGCCCGAGAGGTTGCGGATCGCATGTTATTCTTCGATGAGGGCATGATCGTGGAGCAGGGGACCCCCGAGGATATTTTCGACAATCCGCAAGAGGACAGGACCAAACTGTTCTTATCACAGATCCTCTAA
- a CDS encoding amino acid ABC transporter permease has translation MTSASETIVRPPSGPGAIYWLRKNLFSGWFNTILTVISLVAIVVVVGGLLRWAITVADWSPVVENLKLYAVGPFPSEELWRVWLIVYMVSLLMGISAGKWRGTVLTFAMGLGAAYLILSLFPMSLEYLPLNTRLRLAGNVLVLAAGFVIGLKLPIKSLWIAIAFGASFVLTLILLGGFRNAAVLPRVETGQWGGLLLTFLLAAVGIVASFPIGVGLALGRQSSLPVVKALCVLFIEAVRGVPLVTILFMASIILPLFLPEGLRIDRVLRAMIGMTLFSAAYMAENVRGGLQAIPSGQYEAAKAVGLTGIQTTSLIVLPQALRVVIPAIVGQFIALFMDTTLAIIVGLLELLAVGKAVLNSNPQWLLLDMEVYLFIAAVFWVFTYSMSFASRRVEVAVGLGKR, from the coding sequence ATGACAAGTGCAAGCGAAACAATCGTACGCCCACCGTCCGGGCCAGGCGCGATCTACTGGCTACGCAAAAACCTGTTCAGCGGTTGGTTCAATACGATTCTTACAGTCATTTCCCTGGTAGCCATCGTTGTGGTTGTGGGCGGGTTGCTCAGGTGGGCTATCACGGTGGCAGACTGGAGTCCGGTTGTTGAGAACCTCAAGCTCTATGCCGTGGGTCCCTTTCCCTCGGAGGAGTTATGGCGGGTATGGCTCATCGTTTACATGGTGTCCCTCCTGATGGGCATCAGCGCCGGCAAGTGGCGCGGCACGGTGTTGACTTTCGCCATGGGCCTGGGCGCTGCCTACCTGATTCTCTCCCTGTTCCCCATGAGCCTTGAGTATTTGCCCCTGAATACACGGCTGCGCCTGGCGGGAAACGTGCTGGTCCTTGCAGCCGGATTCGTCATTGGGCTAAAACTCCCGATCAAGTCCCTGTGGATTGCAATCGCGTTCGGGGCATCTTTTGTACTGACACTCATCCTGTTGGGTGGATTTCGTAACGCGGCTGTTCTGCCCCGCGTGGAGACGGGCCAATGGGGTGGTTTACTGCTAACCTTCCTTCTGGCCGCCGTCGGCATTGTGGCTTCTTTTCCCATAGGTGTTGGGCTGGCTCTGGGCAGGCAAAGTTCGCTACCCGTGGTCAAGGCGCTTTGCGTGCTCTTCATCGAAGCTGTCCGCGGTGTACCGCTGGTTACCATTTTATTCATGGCCTCAATCATTCTACCCCTTTTTCTTCCGGAAGGATTACGAATCGACCGGGTCTTGCGCGCCATGATTGGTATGACTCTGTTCTCCGCTGCTTACATGGCAGAGAATGTGCGTGGTGGCTTGCAGGCTATTCCCTCGGGACAGTATGAGGCGGCCAAAGCGGTTGGCTTGACCGGCATACAGACCACGTCGCTGATCGTGCTTCCGCAAGCACTGCGGGTTGTCATTCCCGCTATTGTCGGCCAGTTTATCGCATTGTTCATGGACACGACCCTGGCGATCATTGTTGGCCTGTTGGAGTTGCTGGCGGTGGGTAAAGCCGTTCTCAACAGCAATCCCCAGTGGTTGCTGCTGGACATGGAAGTCTACCTGTTTATTGCGGCTGTTTTTTGGGTCTTTACGTACAGCATGTCGTTCGCAAGCCGCCGGGTGGAGGTCGCTGTCGGTCTGGGCAAGCGTTAG
- a CDS encoding ABC transporter permease subunit (The N-terminal region of this protein, as described by TIGR01726, is a three transmembrane segment that identifies a subfamily of ABC transporter permease subunits, which specificities that include histidine, arginine, glutamine, glutamate, L-cystine (sic), the opines (in Agrobacterium) octopine and nopaline, etc.): MEVLQWIAQIVSAIVVIGFLIFFIRNVIDAADARGLDLGFGWMDEASGFPLSESVIDYDPSKSFGYALWVGFLNTLKVSLVGIVLATVVGLIAALSRLSSNWLVSKIATVYIDTIRNIPLLVQLFIWYFAVFQAFPSVQDALRLPGPLFLSQRGMYMTWVKPTASFVTWALIFVAGVILSIIVYRVLLHYQLRTGRSTYPFVIGTLIFVVFPLVGWFLVGSPPLQGTVPELGKFNFSGGLRLTPEFAALLVGLVIYTGAFIAEVIRAGILAVEKGQVEAARSLGLSQSQVLRLVIMPLAMRVIIPPLISQYLNLTKNSSLAIVIGYADVFFVGRTIINQAGRAVPVFLLIMACYLGLSLITSFIMNIYNRRVQLVER, translated from the coding sequence GTGGAGGTTCTCCAGTGGATTGCCCAAATCGTCTCCGCAATAGTAGTCATCGGATTCCTTATCTTTTTCATTCGTAACGTGATCGACGCAGCCGACGCACGGGGATTGGACCTGGGCTTTGGTTGGATGGACGAGGCCTCGGGATTTCCCCTGTCCGAGTCGGTCATTGATTATGATCCCTCCAAGAGTTTCGGATACGCGCTTTGGGTTGGTTTTCTGAACACACTCAAGGTATCGCTGGTTGGCATTGTACTGGCAACTGTCGTCGGTTTGATCGCCGCCCTTAGCCGTCTTTCCTCAAACTGGCTGGTGAGCAAGATCGCCACCGTCTACATCGATACCATCCGCAATATTCCCTTGTTGGTCCAGCTCTTTATCTGGTATTTCGCAGTTTTTCAGGCGTTTCCGTCCGTGCAGGATGCGCTCAGGTTGCCTGGACCGCTGTTTCTGAGCCAGCGGGGGATGTACATGACCTGGGTAAAGCCGACGGCAAGTTTCGTGACCTGGGCACTAATCTTTGTGGCTGGTGTGATCCTGTCCATCATCGTTTACCGCGTACTGTTGCACTATCAGCTCCGCACAGGTCGCAGCACCTATCCCTTTGTGATAGGAACACTGATTTTCGTAGTCTTCCCACTGGTGGGCTGGTTCCTGGTAGGGTCTCCACCCTTGCAAGGTACGGTTCCGGAACTCGGTAAGTTCAATTTCTCTGGAGGACTCAGACTCACTCCTGAATTCGCCGCGCTGCTCGTTGGCCTTGTGATCTATACCGGAGCCTTTATTGCCGAGGTGATACGAGCGGGAATCCTGGCTGTCGAAAAGGGACAGGTGGAGGCAGCCAGATCCCTTGGATTGAGCCAAAGCCAGGTGCTGCGTCTGGTTATTATGCCTCTGGCTATGCGGGTGATCATTCCACCGCTGATCAGTCAGTACCTGAATCTGACCAAAAACTCCAGTCTGGCAATCGTGATCGGCTATGCAGATGTCTTCTTTGTCGGGCGTACTATCATTAATCAGGCTGGCCGTGCGGTCCCAGTCTTCCTCTTGATCATGGCCTGTTACCTGGGGCTCAGTTTGATCACATCGTTCATTATGAATATCTATAATCGGCGAGTGCAGCTGGTGGAGCGATAG
- a CDS encoding amino acid ABC transporter substrate-binding protein encodes MKRRMLIALSALMVLAMLVTSCAQVPAAAPAQQEVVEVMVEVTRIVEVPAEGGEAPPAAVAQKMLNIVQDRGKLVCGGRTDLVGFGYLDSEGNNIGFDTDLCRAVATAIFGDPTAAEIVPLTAAERGPALQTGEIDLLSRNVTWTSSRDAQWGNFTTVMFYDGQGMMVRGDSGATTLEDLDGATVCVTTGTTTEKNLADAFRERGLEFTAVTFEDTSAVYGAYEDGRCDAATSDKSQLAAVRSGFANPDDHMIMDITMSKEPLTPAVPTGDSQWFDIVKSVMWVLINAEELGVTSANVDEMMNSENIPVRRMLGVEGSFGQEDLGLSTDFAVNVIKAVGNYGEIYDRYMGPDGAAFTLPRGQNELWSKGGLIYAPPLR; translated from the coding sequence ATGAAACGCCGTATGCTGATTGCGCTTTCCGCGCTCATGGTGTTGGCCATGTTGGTCACAAGCTGTGCTCAAGTACCGGCCGCAGCCCCAGCTCAACAGGAAGTTGTTGAAGTCATGGTCGAAGTGACTCGAATCGTTGAAGTGCCGGCGGAAGGTGGTGAAGCTCCGCCAGCAGCCGTGGCTCAAAAGATGTTGAATATCGTCCAGGATCGCGGAAAGTTGGTCTGTGGTGGCCGTACTGACCTGGTTGGCTTTGGCTACCTGGATTCCGAGGGCAACAATATTGGTTTTGACACCGACCTCTGCCGGGCGGTGGCTACCGCTATCTTCGGCGATCCAACCGCTGCGGAGATCGTGCCCTTGACTGCCGCCGAACGTGGGCCCGCTCTGCAGACTGGTGAGATCGATTTACTGTCCCGAAATGTTACGTGGACCTCCTCCCGAGATGCCCAGTGGGGTAACTTCACAACGGTCATGTTCTATGACGGACAGGGCATGATGGTGCGTGGTGACAGCGGCGCAACAACGTTAGAGGATTTGGACGGTGCAACTGTCTGTGTAACTACCGGTACTACCACGGAGAAAAACCTGGCTGATGCCTTCCGAGAGCGAGGTTTGGAATTCACCGCAGTGACATTCGAGGATACCTCAGCGGTGTATGGTGCCTACGAAGATGGCCGATGCGACGCTGCAACCAGTGACAAGTCTCAGTTGGCGGCCGTGCGAAGTGGTTTCGCCAATCCTGATGATCACATGATCATGGACATCACCATGTCCAAGGAACCCTTGACTCCTGCCGTACCGACCGGTGATAGCCAGTGGTTCGACATTGTTAAGTCAGTGATGTGGGTGCTGATCAACGCAGAGGAACTGGGAGTCACCTCGGCGAATGTTGACGAGATGATGAACAGTGAAAATATCCCTGTACGGCGCATGTTGGGTGTGGAAGGCAGCTTCGGCCAGGAGGACCTGGGGCTTTCGACTGACTTTGCAGTCAACGTGATCAAGGCCGTGGGCAACTATGGCGAGATCTACGATCGCTATATGGGCCCGGACGGTGCTGCCTTCACGTTGCCACGCGGCCAGAATGAACTGTGGAGCAAAGGTGGCTTGATCTATGCGCCGCCGCTTCGCTAA
- the alr gene encoding alanine racemase has translation MIELDRLLAATGGRLHGKAFSQRFSSFSYDSRLLSKRGKDVGSAVAIPPMFVAIKTEKGDGHDYIAEAVSGGAGAVLVQHPVNLEEDRVTCIIVPDTRAALTAYARHVLQRPDLTTVGITGSTGKTTTKELIATVLAQGDHPVFRNRGSINGRYGLSIAAGDLEPHHRLAVLELAADSFDEIRDLATLTQPQVGVVTSVSPVHLATFGSLDAIANEKGRLLEVLPSAGLAILNADDPTVVALADRTRARIITVGTAENADLRATDVTITSHGIKFTLSRFPGLDIAAVRVRSQLLGAHHIPLILSAMAVGWWFGIPLETMVSTLADIEPLPGRLRPLKGLHGALLLDDTVNASPAATRAAMAALSLFEDRLRVAVLGDMWDLGALEASAHSDLGRHVARVADWLVVKGERAQNIAEGAMEAGMPVARVFRAYTDEDILRFLEGLLVKADVSLGDRPPVILVKGDRPARMERIVAGLMDEPARAGSLLVRQSAGWKQVQPLVQDRPTWVEIDLEAIAGNVRASRAMVGPEVGICAVLKADGYGHGAASIARTALNNGARMLAVACLAEAVTLRRAAIDAPILVLGYTPAWQARDTLRHGVTATIYDHDVARALNQAAADLNRPARVHVKVDTGMGRLGLLPERTVPFLKQIRSLSGLIIEGIFTHFSVADSTDPDHEQHTAMQLATFQKILADLGQEGIEFPLIHAANSSAMLTQPASHFNLVRLGMALYGLPPSPGITLPDSFRSALGWKTQVAQVKELPSDSPISYGNTFITSDWTKVAVIPVGYADGFRRAPRHWGHVLVRGQPAPIIGKVTMDQTMLDVTHIRGVRQGDEVVLIGRQDHAEITVDQVAQRLGTINYEVVSEILARVPRIV, from the coding sequence GTGATTGAACTCGATCGACTCCTGGCGGCCACTGGCGGCCGGCTTCATGGCAAGGCCTTTTCGCAACGCTTTTCCTCTTTTTCGTACGACTCCCGCCTGCTGTCCAAACGAGGAAAAGATGTCGGCTCGGCAGTCGCGATTCCCCCCATGTTTGTGGCAATCAAGACTGAAAAGGGGGATGGGCACGACTACATCGCCGAGGCCGTTAGCGGGGGAGCCGGCGCTGTTCTCGTGCAGCACCCCGTCAACCTGGAAGAGGACAGGGTCACGTGTATCATCGTGCCCGACACAAGGGCAGCTCTGACAGCCTACGCCCGTCACGTATTGCAGCGTCCTGACCTGACAACGGTTGGCATCACCGGATCCACTGGAAAGACCACGACCAAAGAACTGATTGCTACGGTTTTGGCCCAGGGAGATCACCCGGTCTTCCGCAACCGGGGAAGTATCAACGGGCGCTACGGCTTGTCCATCGCCGCTGGCGATCTGGAGCCGCATCATCGTTTAGCGGTTTTGGAATTGGCAGCTGATAGCTTTGACGAGATTCGCGACCTGGCCACCCTGACCCAGCCTCAGGTCGGTGTGGTGACCTCCGTCAGTCCAGTGCATCTTGCCACATTCGGTTCCCTGGATGCCATCGCCAACGAAAAGGGACGACTACTCGAGGTCTTGCCCTCTGCAGGGCTGGCCATACTCAATGCCGATGATCCAACCGTTGTGGCGCTGGCTGACAGAACCCGGGCAAGGATCATAACCGTCGGCACGGCCGAAAACGCCGATTTGCGCGCAACCGATGTGACCATCACTTCCCATGGCATCAAGTTCACCCTCTCCCGCTTCCCCGGCCTGGATATCGCAGCCGTACGGGTACGATCCCAATTACTCGGGGCTCATCATATCCCTCTGATCCTCTCCGCCATGGCTGTGGGCTGGTGGTTTGGCATCCCTTTGGAAACCATGGTGTCGACCCTTGCCGATATCGAACCGCTGCCTGGACGGCTGCGTCCTCTAAAGGGCCTGCATGGCGCCCTGCTGCTGGACGATACGGTAAATGCCAGCCCAGCCGCCACCAGGGCGGCCATGGCCGCCCTGTCGCTCTTCGAAGACAGGCTACGAGTGGCCGTCCTGGGAGATATGTGGGATCTGGGTGCCCTGGAGGCTTCAGCCCACAGCGACCTGGGCAGACATGTAGCCAGGGTCGCCGATTGGCTCGTCGTGAAAGGGGAACGCGCCCAGAACATAGCAGAAGGCGCCATGGAAGCGGGCATGCCTGTGGCGCGTGTTTTCAGAGCTTACACCGACGAGGATATATTGCGTTTTCTTGAAGGTCTTTTGGTTAAGGCCGACGTATCCTTAGGGGATCGGCCACCCGTGATCCTCGTCAAGGGTGATCGGCCCGCTCGGATGGAACGCATTGTAGCTGGCCTCATGGATGAACCAGCACGGGCCGGAAGCCTCCTGGTGCGCCAGTCAGCCGGGTGGAAGCAGGTTCAGCCACTCGTCCAGGATCGGCCTACCTGGGTAGAGATCGACCTTGAGGCCATCGCAGGCAACGTTCGCGCGTCACGCGCGATGGTCGGGCCAGAGGTAGGTATCTGTGCCGTGTTGAAGGCGGATGGCTACGGACATGGCGCCGCCAGTATTGCTCGAACTGCTCTCAACAATGGCGCGCGCATGCTGGCTGTCGCTTGCCTGGCTGAGGCAGTGACCCTGCGACGGGCAGCTATCGATGCCCCCATTCTGGTGTTGGGTTACACCCCTGCCTGGCAAGCCAGGGATACACTGCGACATGGTGTGACAGCAACCATCTACGATCACGATGTAGCCCGGGCGCTCAATCAGGCAGCAGCCGATCTGAATCGTCCAGCTCGAGTCCATGTGAAGGTAGACACCGGCATGGGCCGGCTCGGATTACTGCCCGAAAGGACAGTGCCTTTCCTGAAACAGATTCGATCGCTGTCAGGCTTGATCATCGAGGGCATCTTCACCCATTTTTCGGTGGCTGACAGCACAGATCCCGATCATGAGCAGCACACTGCCATGCAACTGGCAACATTCCAGAAAATCCTCGCTGACCTTGGTCAGGAGGGAATCGAATTTCCACTGATCCATGCTGCCAATTCGTCGGCCATGTTAACCCAGCCCGCCAGTCATTTCAACCTGGTCCGGCTTGGCATGGCTCTGTATGGTTTGCCACCGTCGCCCGGGATAACCCTGCCAGACAGCTTTCGATCTGCTCTCGGCTGGAAAACCCAGGTCGCCCAGGTCAAAGAACTGCCATCAGACTCACCGATCAGTTACGGAAACACCTTTATCACCTCGGACTGGACCAAGGTCGCCGTTATTCCTGTTGGATACGCCGATGGTTTTCGTCGAGCGCCACGCCACTGGGGCCATGTACTGGTTCGGGGACAACCTGCACCGATAATCGGCAAGGTTACGATGGATCAAACCATGCTCGACGTGACCCACATTCGCGGAGTCCGGCAAGGGGACGAGGTAGTCTTGATCGGTCGCCAGGACCATGCGGAGATCACAGTTGATCAAGTGGCCCAGCGCCTGGGAACGATAAACTACGAGGTTGTGTCGGAAATATTGGCACGAGTGCCACGGATCGTGTAA
- a CDS encoding diacylglycerol kinase family protein: MNPSTQKALVIINPHAARGRAHKRVAHVQAALQSVDLPYDPVISEEPGHAIELARRGALAGRELIVAAGGDGTVHETVNGLMLAANEGAISTLGIIPIGSGNDFAAALGISSDLDEAAQTLVHGQKRLLDVGCVNGRYFSSQTGVGFISVVSMEAGKKSILTGQLLYLAAILRTLGSYKLPTVNIEMDDGIIENKAILMIAVGNTHRMGGGFLITPEAQPDDGILDLVIVDAISTIQILRLLPKAMSGDHLGEPAVLMTRTTRLVVESEAPLILQADGETLWDDVHRMEVTVEPGRLPVLV; encoded by the coding sequence TTGAACCCATCAACTCAAAAAGCCCTGGTCATCATCAACCCCCACGCAGCCCGCGGACGTGCTCACAAACGGGTCGCGCACGTTCAGGCTGCTCTCCAGTCGGTCGACCTGCCTTACGATCCGGTAATTTCCGAGGAGCCCGGCCACGCCATAGAACTGGCCCGTCGGGGAGCGCTTGCCGGTCGGGAATTGATCGTGGCAGCCGGTGGGGATGGCACGGTTCACGAAACGGTCAATGGCCTGATGCTGGCGGCCAATGAGGGCGCGATCAGCACCCTGGGCATAATACCCATCGGCAGCGGCAATGACTTTGCCGCTGCGTTGGGTATCTCGAGTGACCTGGATGAGGCGGCGCAGACCCTGGTGCATGGGCAGAAACGCCTTCTCGACGTGGGTTGTGTCAATGGCCGCTATTTCAGCTCCCAGACGGGGGTGGGCTTTATTTCGGTGGTTAGCATGGAGGCCGGAAAAAAGAGTATCCTGACGGGTCAGCTCCTGTACCTGGCAGCCATCTTGCGCACCCTGGGCTCCTATAAGTTACCAACCGTCAACATCGAAATGGACGACGGAATCATCGAGAACAAAGCTATCCTCATGATTGCCGTTGGCAATACCCACCGGATGGGCGGTGGATTCCTGATAACCCCCGAAGCGCAACCAGATGATGGCATCCTGGACCTGGTTATCGTCGACGCGATATCGACGATACAGATCCTGCGCCTGCTACCCAAGGCCATGTCCGGTGATCACCTGGGAGAGCCGGCTGTCCTCATGACACGTACAACCAGGTTGGTTGTCGAGTCAGAGGCGCCTTTGATCCTTCAGGCCGATGGCGAAACTCTCTGGGATGACGTCCATCGAATGGAAGTGACTGTGGAACCGGGACGATTGCCAGTGTTGGTATGA